A stretch of Terriglobia bacterium DNA encodes these proteins:
- a CDS encoding DUF4142 domain-containing protein produces METELLSAMHSADQIEIRAGELARSRGTIGEIRNFGVLLMRDHSEADKRIQSAANQQHIRLTEWLAETPEEQHNIEMLQQALAELESLDGPKFDSTFIEFTDEIQYRLRQTLQRGTLQVKSSPVKALISKEIPILQQHEFLCSWCRDHCLNLKLR; encoded by the coding sequence ATGGAAACGGAGCTTCTGTCGGCCATGCACTCAGCCGACCAGATAGAGATCAGGGCCGGCGAGCTGGCACGGTCAAGGGGGACGATCGGCGAGATACGCAACTTCGGGGTTCTCCTCATGCGCGATCACAGTGAAGCCGACAAGCGCATCCAGAGCGCGGCCAACCAGCAGCACATACGCTTGACAGAGTGGCTGGCCGAGACCCCCGAAGAACAGCACAACATCGAAATGCTCCAACAGGCGCTCGCAGAGTTGGAGTCACTCGACGGGCCGAAGTTCGACAGCACGTTCATCGAGTTCACTGACGAAATCCAGTACAGGCTGCGGCAGACGTTGCAACGTGGCACTCTGCAAGTGAAGTCGTCGCCGGTCAAGGCGCTCATCAGCAAGGAAATTCCCATCCTGCAACAGCACGAATTTCTGTGTAGCTGGTGCCGTGATCACTGCTTGAATCTCAAACTACGTTGA
- the lysS gene encoding lysine--tRNA ligase produces MSISNNESQDLVLQREKKLKSIIGLGFEPYPRKFGISHTIPQILEQYSAQSAEELAANKVPVRVAGRVMTIRPHGKAGFAHLQGEGSRLQIYVRLDAVGERDFELYKLLDLGDVIGVEGYLFRTRTGELTVHAEHLHFLAKALLPLPEKWHGLTDVEIRYRQRYLDLMVNEEARRVFERRSRLIKALREFLESHGYVEVETPMMQPMAGGAMARPFVTHHNTLDMNLYLRIAPELYLKRLIVGGLDRVYEVNRNFRNEGISTQHNPEFTMLEFYQAYADYRDMMDMTEHLMQHVARAVVGSLEFDYGEHHITFEKFQRFTMKEAIVRYWPKEADGGPSADGGPSVEGLAQPKAILEWAKTYNSFAENSAGRYATLATPEGLAPGAALQELFEAVAEHELIQPTFIVDFPLEVSPLSKQKPDDPNFVERFELFVAGMEIANAFSELNDPAEQRDRFEYQQLLRERGDLTAHAIDEDYIRALSYGMPPTGGEGIGIDRLTMLLTNSHSIRDVILFPLLRPEKSSA; encoded by the coding sequence TTGTCAATATCGAACAATGAGAGCCAGGACCTGGTCCTTCAGCGAGAAAAAAAACTGAAGTCCATTATCGGCCTGGGCTTTGAGCCCTACCCAAGAAAATTCGGTATCAGCCATACCATTCCGCAGATTCTGGAACAATACTCTGCTCAGTCGGCCGAGGAATTGGCTGCGAATAAAGTCCCGGTAAGGGTTGCCGGCCGCGTTATGACGATCCGGCCTCACGGCAAGGCCGGCTTTGCGCACCTGCAAGGGGAAGGATCGCGACTGCAGATCTATGTGCGCTTGGACGCCGTTGGCGAACGCGATTTTGAGCTTTACAAGCTGCTTGACCTGGGCGACGTGATTGGCGTGGAAGGCTATCTGTTCCGGACCCGCACTGGCGAACTGACGGTACACGCCGAGCACCTCCATTTTCTTGCCAAAGCCCTTCTCCCGTTGCCGGAAAAATGGCACGGCCTCACCGACGTTGAAATCCGTTACCGCCAGCGGTACCTGGACCTGATGGTCAATGAAGAAGCCCGGCGCGTTTTTGAGCGGCGCTCACGGCTGATCAAGGCATTGCGGGAGTTCCTGGAGTCGCACGGGTATGTTGAAGTCGAGACACCGATGATGCAGCCGATGGCTGGCGGCGCCATGGCTCGTCCGTTTGTGACCCATCACAACACCCTGGATATGAATCTCTATTTGCGAATCGCGCCGGAGCTCTACTTGAAGCGCCTGATTGTGGGAGGGCTCGACCGCGTTTACGAAGTCAACCGGAACTTCCGCAACGAGGGAATTTCTACCCAGCACAATCCGGAGTTCACGATGCTGGAGTTTTATCAGGCTTATGCAGATTACCGCGACATGATGGACATGACGGAGCACCTGATGCAGCACGTGGCCAGGGCTGTTGTGGGCTCGCTCGAGTTTGATTACGGTGAACACCATATTACGTTTGAAAAATTCCAGCGCTTCACCATGAAGGAGGCCATTGTCCGTTATTGGCCGAAGGAGGCCGATGGAGGGCCTTCGGCCGATGGAGGGCCTTCGGTCGAAGGCCTGGCCCAGCCGAAAGCGATTCTCGAATGGGCGAAGACCTATAACAGCTTTGCGGAAAATTCGGCCGGGCGGTATGCGACCCTTGCCACGCCTGAAGGCCTGGCGCCGGGGGCGGCCCTACAGGAACTATTCGAGGCCGTGGCGGAGCACGAGCTGATCCAGCCGACTTTTATTGTCGATTTTCCGCTTGAAGTTTCGCCGCTGTCCAAGCAAAAGCCCGACGATCCCAATTTTGTCGAGCGGTTCGAGCTTTTCGTAGCCGGCATGGAAATCGCCAACGCCTTCAGCGAACTCAACGACCCTGCCGAGCAGCGCGACCGTTTTGAGTATCAGCAGCTTTTGCGGGAACGCGGAGACTTGACGGCGCACGCCATCGATGAGGACTATATCCGCGCGCTCAGCTATGGAATGCCTCCGACGGGCGGGGAAGGGATCGGCATCGACCGCCTGACCATGCTCCTGACCAATTCGCATTCCATCCGCGACGTGATCCTGTTCCCTCTGCTGCGCCCCGAAAAATCTTCGGCCTGA
- a CDS encoding 6-phosphofructokinase, with translation MTTDGHGRIGILTGGGDCPGLNAVIRAVVRRALMLNYEVYGIKNGWLGLVKGTIEPLDLMKVSGILPRGGTILGTSRTNPLKKEEDRKALQTNMEKFSIDYLIAIGGEDTLGVARQLAADGMKVVGVPKTIDNDVEGTDQTFGFDTAVSIVTEAIDRLHTTAESHQRVMVVEVMGRHTGWIAVTGGLAGGADCILIPEQPMTIDEICQIIQKRHSRGRLFSIIVVAEGFKLEGVEEVVTKNQKLDQFGHVHLGGVGEVIANEIEKRTGYETRVTVLGHTQRGGSPTAFDRVLGTRYGVKAVDLIHEGKYGTMVCLRGNKIEDIPLKDAMTKLKFVDKELIETAEIFYG, from the coding sequence ATGACTACAGACGGTCATGGAAGAATTGGAATTCTAACCGGAGGCGGGGATTGCCCCGGATTAAACGCCGTGATTCGCGCGGTGGTCCGCCGCGCCCTCATGCTGAATTACGAAGTATACGGAATCAAGAACGGATGGCTGGGCCTTGTGAAGGGCACTATAGAGCCGCTAGACCTGATGAAGGTTTCGGGGATTCTGCCCCGTGGCGGGACCATTCTGGGGACCTCCAGGACGAACCCTCTGAAGAAAGAGGAGGACCGAAAGGCATTGCAGACCAACATGGAAAAGTTCAGCATCGATTATCTGATCGCGATCGGCGGCGAGGATACGCTGGGCGTGGCGCGACAACTTGCCGCGGATGGGATGAAGGTCGTAGGCGTGCCCAAGACGATAGATAATGACGTCGAAGGGACTGACCAGACGTTCGGTTTTGACACCGCTGTTTCGATCGTGACGGAAGCCATTGACCGCCTTCACACCACTGCCGAGTCGCATCAGCGTGTGATGGTTGTCGAAGTCATGGGCCGGCACACAGGCTGGATCGCGGTGACCGGAGGCCTGGCCGGGGGTGCTGATTGCATTCTGATTCCGGAGCAACCGATGACCATAGACGAAATTTGCCAAATCATCCAGAAACGGCACTCGAGAGGCCGGCTGTTTTCTATTATCGTGGTGGCTGAAGGCTTCAAGTTGGAAGGCGTTGAAGAAGTTGTGACGAAAAACCAGAAGCTCGACCAGTTTGGCCACGTTCACCTGGGCGGAGTCGGGGAAGTGATCGCCAACGAAATTGAAAAGCGGACAGGTTATGAGACCCGTGTAACCGTCCTCGGCCATACTCAGCGGGGAGGGTCGCCGACGGCTTTTGACCGCGTGCTCGGCACCCGGTACGGCGTGAAGGCCGTTGACCTCATCCATGAGGGTAAATATGGAACGATGGTCTGTCTGAGGGGGAACAAGATCGAGGACATCCCGCTAAAGGACGCGATGACCAAGCTGAAGTTTGTGGATAAGGAACTGATCGAGACGGCGGAAATCTTCTACGGATAG
- the truB gene encoding tRNA pseudouridine(55) synthase TruB, which produces MDQQIAGVLVIDKPPDMTSHDVVARARRLLGIRQIGHFGTLDPFATGVLPLSVGKATRFAQFYLKSRKAYEGTVLLGVSTDTYDGTGTPTSEKLAVTVEAEALEKLLREFTGRLMQTPPPFSAKRVGGTRAYELARQKKPVQLEPVEVEVYALELQSFDGQRARLAVECSGGTYVRSLAHDIGQRLGCGAHLESLRRTAVAEFTLQQSLTLEALEEAVREQKAESCLISLEALLPDCPELIVRGREESSVRHGHKFELAQTDRFGRGGGRAQAVSLLKIMNPDHRLIAVARHVSGSIYHPDLVLV; this is translated from the coding sequence ATGGACCAGCAAATCGCCGGCGTTCTGGTTATTGACAAGCCCCCGGACATGACGTCCCACGACGTCGTAGCTCGCGCGCGCCGCTTGCTGGGGATTCGCCAGATCGGGCACTTTGGAACGCTGGACCCTTTCGCCACCGGCGTTCTGCCGCTTTCCGTGGGTAAAGCGACCCGCTTTGCGCAGTTCTACCTTAAATCCCGCAAAGCCTACGAGGGCACGGTACTGCTCGGTGTTTCCACAGACACCTATGACGGCACGGGAACACCAACGTCTGAGAAGCTCGCAGTGACTGTGGAAGCAGAAGCCCTTGAGAAACTGCTCCGGGAATTCACGGGCAGGTTGATGCAGACGCCGCCCCCGTTTTCCGCCAAGCGGGTTGGAGGGACACGGGCATACGAGTTGGCGCGACAGAAAAAGCCGGTGCAACTCGAGCCGGTGGAAGTGGAAGTTTACGCGCTGGAATTGCAGTCATTCGATGGACAGCGCGCTCGCCTGGCGGTGGAATGTTCCGGCGGTACATACGTCCGGTCCCTTGCTCACGATATCGGGCAAAGGCTCGGGTGCGGCGCCCATCTGGAAAGCTTGCGGCGCACGGCAGTGGCAGAGTTTACGCTGCAGCAATCGCTGACGCTGGAGGCGCTGGAAGAAGCCGTCCGTGAGCAGAAAGCGGAAAGCTGCCTCATTTCGCTCGAGGCGCTCTTGCCCGATTGCCCGGAACTGATCGTGCGTGGCAGAGAGGAGAGCAGCGTCCGCCACGGTCATAAGTTTGAGTTGGCGCAAACGGACCGCTTTGGACGGGGTGGGGGAAGGGCCCAGGCCGTTTCTCTCCTTAAGATTATGAACCCGGACCACCGCCTGATCGCCGTGGCGCGACATGTTTCAGGCAGCATCTATCATCCTGACCTCGTCCTGGTATAG
- the rbfA gene encoding 30S ribosome-binding factor RbfA, which yields MTVPGRRQTRLQDQIREELTEMIELELKDPRIGFTNVTHVDLRPDLRTAHIWVSVKGETGVQVGTLDGLRSATGYLRHELGLRLRLRRVPELIFALDHSAEDMLRIESLLAQANKNR from the coding sequence ATGACGGTTCCCGGACGACGCCAGACGAGACTGCAGGACCAGATTCGCGAAGAACTGACCGAGATGATTGAGCTGGAATTGAAGGACCCCCGGATAGGCTTCACCAACGTCACGCATGTTGATTTGCGGCCGGATTTGCGGACTGCTCACATCTGGGTTTCCGTCAAGGGTGAAACGGGAGTTCAGGTAGGGACGCTGGATGGGCTTCGCTCAGCCACCGGGTACCTTCGGCATGAACTCGGCCTGAGATTGAGGCTGCGGCGTGTTCCGGAACTCATTTTTGCGCTTGACCACAGCGCCGAGGACATGCTCAGGATTGAATCCCTGCTCGCCCAGGCCAACAAGAACCGATAA
- a CDS encoding DUF503 domain-containing protein → MPVGLLTLEIHLPYSHSLKEKRAVLRKVRDRLRSRFNVAVAELDHRDVWQVATLGVVSISDSQQLLDAVFRDVVHESERILGDDVRHDIEFF, encoded by the coding sequence ATGCCAGTCGGCCTTCTTACCCTCGAAATCCATCTGCCGTATTCGCACTCACTCAAGGAGAAACGTGCAGTCCTGCGCAAAGTCCGCGACCGCCTCCGCTCCAGGTTCAATGTTGCGGTGGCGGAACTGGACCATCGTGACGTTTGGCAGGTTGCGACGCTCGGTGTTGTTTCCATTTCTGATAGCCAACAGCTTTTGGATGCAGTTTTTCGGGACGTCGTCCACGAGTCTGAGCGAATTCTGGGAGATGATGTCCGCCATGACATCGAATTCTTTTAG